TGACTTCTTATTTCATTGTTCACAATGATTAATATATTTatgcagattttttttctttcaggagGTGGTGATTCTGCCGTGCTTTATTTTGGAATAGCTAGCTACATTTAAGGAGCAGTCAGGCATGTGGCTTAATCGAATCTCTTCCGAATTGCCAACCAGCTCAAAGCCGTATGTGCTAACTGGTCATTGAACAAACATCTGCATGAACACACCATAGAGAATGACATGGCACTCTGAAGTTTCACCCTTCATCTGCTATGGCAATTTCTGTGGATCGACCCACAGCCACCACATGTACGATGCCAAACTCCTATAACCATTATCCTCGATCTTTCTTCTCGAGAGAAATTTACAAGATTTCATGCATTTAAATTCACGGTTAACCAAGAACTGTAAGATTGCTCCCATTGCGTTTTGTCAATCAAGAGACTCTTCTATCTGTCGTGCGACTATCCGCTAAAGTTGGGCTACTATTATGAAACTAGCTGTTTAACGGAAGCCATTTTGGTAATTGCTATTCGATTTTGTATCTTAAGCTTCCCATGAAAGGAGGGTTCAGATGTCACCGTCAGGCGAGCAATGCAGTGGAGTCTAACCCACATATTTGACTAGGTAAATCCTACCCAGGCAGGTTGATTTTACAGTTAAACTTTTTGTTGAATAGAAGTAATACTCAAAAGCCGCGTTTGATTTTTGCGCTGAATTCTGTTGGAAGTAAAACCCTCATATCTATTGCTGGAAGCAGATAAACGAGACATCCGACGACGCTACTTATTTCGCTGGCAAATAAATGCGGAGCGGAAACAAAGGTACCTGTTACTGGATACTCTTGCTCGATTCGTTTGCTGCTATTCGCTGTGCCAGTATATACTATAAGCTAGTTTTCCCTTTTTATTCGCTTCAAACATTCTCAGCATGCCGCACAAGGCAACGACGATATGCAGCATGCAAAGACAGGTGCATGGGCCACTACATAGCAAAAAAGACTTCAAGACACACTAAAGGAGCGCGGCGTCATGTAGAGCTTAACGTCATCCAGACCTATGGTTGACGGGTGGAGGATCGTTAGGCGTAGCGACCGCCGGTCCCACGAGCAGCAGGCTCGGTGGAGCCGACGTAGGGGTTGTGGGCGGCGGCGGGCCTCGCCGTCCCCGTGTCCCGGCCTATCGGGCGGGACCGCACCGCGCCGCTAATCAGGTGGCCACCGGTAGGGTGGCCGGCCACCTCCCCCGGCGCTCCACCGACGGGGTAGACTCCCGGCTCGGCGACGTGGCCGCCGTCGTGGGCCGCGAGCGTCCTCTGCTGAGCGGCAGCATTCTGCTGCATGGTCTCTTGCTTGTTGATCTCGGCTTCCCGTACCTTCTCCTGCTTTCGCTCCTCCGCCATCGCCTTCTCCGTCAGAGTGTGGGCCGTCATCTTCTCCACCTGCAGCGAACCATCTCGTTACATATGCCACAGATCCATATTAGTTGTGCGATGTGATAGGAGGGAGACCTTCTCCTGCACGGTGGCCGTCGTCTTGTCCATTCCAGCCTTGGCCGAGGCGGCGACGTTGCCGGCCGTCTCCTTCACGGACGCCATCGCGTTCTTTCCGGCTTGCATTCTTGCGGTACGATCTCTTCTCTCTTTTTCCTCTTCGTTCTCGAGTGGAATCGTAATACCTGCAGCCCCGGACAGGCCAGCGCACATAAAAGCAGCAACTCGCGACGTGGGGGCGACACGTTGCATGGTGACAACGAGGCACGTGGCTACGTAGCGGGCATCCGCGTGCCACGTACGCTCCTCGTTATATCGAGGTCGGTTTCAGATTGTTTGCCTCGTCATCGAGAAATCATATATATCCCACAGAAGTGAACCTTTTTCCGATTAAGTTCACCAGCATTATCTGATACGAACGGTCAGACTCCGCCCCAACATCCTTTTCTTATGGTAGTTTCACTACTTGCAGTACGCTGATAAATCGTGTTCTGAAAatgaaataaaacaaaataatccAGAGAAAAGCATAGACATGTGAGGTGGAGATGACGATAGGAGAGTCATAAAACAGTAATGGAATCGTACGTCATTGCATACATCTTCCTATCgcattattcatattaaaataattCGTTAAGTATAACATAGTGATTAATCTTCATCTTTGATTATAATAATACGTGTTGTAATAAGAGATTAGAAGGGTGAATATGTTATTTCAATAACTCCGGGAGGATAAATATGTAATGCGATAAATAGGAGGAGGCCGTCGAGAAGACGTGTAGAACGAGATATCCCTCTTCGTCTCTGCCAACGGCCGGCGCGTCCCCTCCTACGACTCCAAATCATTTCTCTTTCGATTCCTGTCGCTAACCCTGTCTCCATGTTCTGATTCATCGAGGGAACCAAGGTTCCGACCGAGAGGTAGGTCGGTCGGCGGATCCTTGTTCGTCTTTTTCTTTTGGTTGCTTTGATTTGGATTCGATCCCGTGGCAGCATTCGGGGACCGGATGATTCGCCTGCTACCTGTTCGATTTTTTGTTTGCGTGAATTCCCGTAGATGATCTTGCTTCATCTTGTTATTTGATCGGATCCTGTTTAGGTGAACATGCGGGGCTGCGTCCGGGAGCTCCTCCAAGGATGCCTGCGTTCTCGGAGGGCCTATTTTTCGGTAATTTTGCGATCTCATTTTGACTTTTGGATGTTGACCGTATAAGATAGGGATAGTTGTTGGAGAACCTGGTTATGAGCTAAAATATAAGATAAATTCTGGGCTTTGAGGATAATGCGTATGCAAATGCTTTTGCCCTTTTCCATTATTCAATTTGTCTTGCAAGTTTGTGATACAATTGGTGGTAACTATATCAAGAGTTTCTTGCGAACTGGACGGATCGGTGTTGGCTTCTCTCAATTTATGTGTAATCAGCTTTGCATAAAAAATTTTAGaagctccctcttttttatgatttagGGGTGAACAGCAACTCATTTTTGACTTCCGATGCGGCTTTAAAATGACCTGATACATAGAGCATGAGATGCAACTGGTGAACAGAAAGTTTACATAACGGCTTGACTGCTTATTGTTATTTGACCAGGTTGACGGTTCTAGATGCAGATTTGGTTGTTTATCAGATTCCTATGGCTCATCTGGCAGAATCAAAGGCTGCTGTCCGAGTGTCGGTACTCCAAGCTGTTCCAGGTCAATGGCTTCTGCAACTTCGTGTGCTGTCTTGTCTGAAGCGTTGCCAAAGGATAAAGATAATCTTGCATCCGATATGCTAATTGATTCATTTGGGAGGTTCCATAATTACTTGAGGATCTCGTTGACGGAGCGTTGCAACCTCAGGTGTCACTATTGCATGCCAGCAGAAGGTGTTGAACTCACACCTAACTCTCAGCTTCTTTCTCACGATGAAATCGTTCGGCTTGCAAATCTCTTTGTGACGTCTGGGGTGGATAAAATTAGGTTGACAGGTGGAGAACCTACAATTAGGAAAGATATAGAAGATATATGCTTGAGTCTTTCCAACTTAAAAGGTTTAAAAACACTTGCTATGACCACCAATGGGATCGTTCTCACGAAGAAGCTTCCAAAGTTGAAAGAGTGTGGTGTTAATGCGATAAACATTAGTTTGGACACATTGGTCCCAGCAAAGTTTGAATTCATGACCAGACGTAAGGGTCATGAAAGAGTCACGGAGTCAATAGATGCTGCAATAGAACTTGGATACAATCCTGTTAAGGTATGCCCCTTTTCGTTGGATATCGTCTGTTCTCTTCCGTTGAATCTGTCTTGACTATTCTCTTATGTTATACCCTTCCTCTACATAACCACCTGAAATGATTGCCTTTTTTCTTTTATCAGATAAACTGTGTTGTAATGCGTGGATTAAACGATGATGAGATCTGCGATTTTGTAGAGATGACGAGAGAGAAGCCAATCAACGTTCGATTTATTGAGTTCATGCCATTTGATGGGAATGTTTGGAATGTCAAAAAGCTAGTTCCTTACGCGGAGATGCTGGATAGAGTGGTAAGGTAGAACTCTGCCAGATAACAACAACAACTATGAATACCTATAAGAACATATGTTTGTATCCCATTATATACAGGTGCCTTCTTTGTTGTCCATCTTGCATGATGTTGTTTACTGTTTTGTTGCATTCCATGCAGCGACAACGCTTTAAAAATGTACAGAGGCTTAAGGATCACCCTGCAGATACAGCAAAAAATTTCATTGTTGAAGGTCATCGTGGGACAGTCTCATTTATCACATCAATGACTGAGCATTTTTGTGCTGGTTGCAATAGATTGAGGCTCTTAGCTGATGGCAACTTCAAAGTATGTCTATTTGGTCCAGCAGAGGTATGTTATCAATTTATTCTTTGCCTGTCTCCTGGTAGTAATTTCTACGTTTCTATCTTTAATGGTCTTCAAGATATTTTTCTCAAATTTAATCTGCATTCAGTTCAGCAGATTTGTATCCATGTTAATTTTTTTCCAACATTTACTTAGGGTTTTTCTTCAATTGAATGGTAATAGTATTTTATCTTCTAGTCTGGAATCGTAGTAATTTTAATTAAACCATCAAATGCAAGTTCATATCATGCAAAATGCATGTTATGGGTAGCCACTGAGTCTCTACTAAGATCTTGTTTGTACGATTATAAGTATCTACGCCTTAGAGGGTAAAATcaaatcttttttcttttcatatttaACAAGTTTGACTTGCAGAATGTACCAACGTTCTGTTCTATTTGACTTTTACCAAACAAGGGGTGACATTTTGATTTCAAGGAAAGAAAATGATATAAAAGATGCCACTATTATTGTTTAAGACTTCAAACGTTCGTTCAATTGTTGCAATATGAGGTggcaattttttttcaaaagtaaTAAGGATATTCTGTAGCACATAGCAGGAAATAATGTGGTACTGCAAGAGGATGAGTGGCATGCAATTGATAAGTCAATTTATACTAGATACAAGGTTTTAAATTTTGGTTCTGCACCAGTTTGTGCAACTGATCAGACTAATAGAGGAGAGTACCTAGTACTACTCGGTGTcgctgaaaaaataataataataaaagattgaATGCAGACACCTTGTGGTGTATATAGTTGAGACTTATCCTTGGTTTGACCACTAAATACTGGTTTGAGTATAAACCGATCTGATTGATATTTGATACGTTAATTAGATCAATCTAGTTAGTCTAGTGATGGGGTCAATGTGTTTTCTTAAAATTTATTCAGATCTAGAAAGCTTAATAAGAACATGGAAAAATGTTCTAAAGGTTGTCCCGTTTCCATCTTgctaattcaaattgtcaaaatgGGTACCCTTTTGTGTTCTATGTTTTTCCCTTAGCAACCCCAATTTCCACCAGAGATTAATTTTGTGTTCTGTTACATCTATAGGTAAGCTTAAGAGATCCAATTCGTGCTGGCATGGATGACCTTGGGCTGAAGGAGATCATTGGAGCTGCGGTATGTATAGATTCTGGTCGTTCATTGTGTTCTCCCTTGAGTTGGTTGGAGCTTGTTGATATCTCCTGTAGAAGAATAGCTTTTACGATGCGATGCATGCAGTATCATTTGCAGGGTATTCTGCATATTGAATCTGCCGTCGGAGGTTGTATCCTTCATAATGTGAGAATGTTTTGTTGCAGGATTTATCATGAAGACGTAGAAACTAATGTGTAATTCACCGACTTGGTTTAGTGTTCCAATTTTAGATTAGTTACATCGGTCTTACTAGTCTAGTTGCCTTCTGATCAGGTTAAGAGAAAGAAAGCTGCACATGCTGGGATGTTTGACCTAGCAAAGACAACAAACAGGCCTATGATACACATAGGTGGCTGAGCAGCAGTTAAATCCGAATTGCTTAGAAATGGATATCGGAACGGAGAAATCGCTGCTCCAAGTTGTACGAGTCTAAGAATCGAAAGACGGAATTGCCATCATAAAGGCAGTTAAATTCTGGACTTCTTTTGCTTCATGTTGTTATACGTTGTGTTATTAAAGAAACAAACATGTTATCGGAACCTTGCGAGGAAAGCCACATAGTACAACTTATCTCCTCATCTGAGGATGATACTAATACGCAGCACTAATGTTAATGTCTCATTTAGATCGGTGCTCTTTAATCTTTTCTTATGTAATGGTTTGATGCCACAATACTGGACGTTGGAAACATGGTGATGGGATCTCCCTGAAACCTCCGGATCTTTAATGCACGTTTCACACACGTCTCTTTTCTTTTGTCATTGACAACTGATCCAATTTTAGCTGAAATAGATGATCCAGTTGATGTTTGTGATCTCATGCAAGAGCACTGTTGACATGGATATATATTATATTGATTCCCGTCTTTTCCAGAATTATTTGTATGACACAGTAAGATGCTGTATTATGAAAAATCTCTTCCTCGTCTTCAAAGCATTAAATTGAGCAGCTGTTTCAGCATCTAATATTTTAGTATTAATAGTCAATACATGGTAGTAATTTAATAATCAATATTTCTGAGTGTTTCCCAAAATTATCTAATTCTATATGTCGGAAATTAATTTAGTAAGCCAATGAATGATTAATTAATTTTAGtggataaatattttatcatactatCATAAAGTTCTCAGTTCAACCCATTTAaaagtttttatttataattatttaagacTTGTTCTGATactaattataattaatatttattattatatttcatCAACATTATTGATGTTCCTGCGAATCATTTCTTTGCTTACAAGGCCACAACCGTCGGTGAAGCGGTAGCAGTAACTGGCGTGGCGTAGCATCGATTGGGGTGTTTTAGTCATTTGACACAACAGATGCATACTCGCGTTAATCCAAGCCACACATATTCCTGGGTTATTTTGCCATTGACGACATTACCCTCGGCACATGGATTGTCAACTCCCTCCACCCGGATGATGGGATTCAATCGTTTTCGTGCCGGAAAAAAAAAAGCTAGATTCTTGGGGTTCGATCTCCTCTCTTCGCCTGTGTTCTCCTCGAATCATCCATGGCCGCCGCCATGACGCTCGGCAGCATTCGACCCGCGATCTCTC
The window above is part of the Musa acuminata AAA Group cultivar baxijiao chromosome BXJ1-1, Cavendish_Baxijiao_AAA, whole genome shotgun sequence genome. Proteins encoded here:
- the LOC103993367 gene encoding GTP 3',8-cyclase, mitochondrial isoform X2; the protein is MRGCVRELLQGCLRSRRAYFSVDGSRCRFGCLSDSYGSSGRIKGCCPSVGTPSCSRSMASATSCAVLSEALPKDKDNLASDMLIDSFGRFHNYLRISLTERCNLRCHYCMPAEGVELTPNSQLLSHDEIVRLANLFVTSGVDKIRLTGGEPTIRKDIEDICLSLSNLKGLKTLAMTTNGIVLTKKLPKLKECGVNAINISLDTLVPAKFEFMTRRKGHERVTESIDAAIELGYNPVKINCVVMRGLNDDEICDFVEMTREKPINVRFIEFMPFDGNVWNVKKLVPYAEMLDRVRQRFKNVQRLKDHPADTAKNFIVEGHRGTVSFITSMTEHFCAGCNRLRLLADGNFKVCLFGPAEVSLRDPIRAGMDDLGLKEIIGAAVKRKKAAHAGMFDLAKTTNRPMIHIGG
- the LOC103993380 gene encoding 11 kDa late embryogenesis abundant protein — translated: MQAGKNAMASVKETAGNVAASAKAGMDKTTATVQEKVEKMTAHTLTEKAMAEERKQEKVREAEINKQETMQQNAAAQQRTLAAHDGGHVAEPGVYPVGGAPGEVAGHPTGGHLISGAVRSRPIGRDTGTARPAAAHNPYVGSTEPAARGTGGRYA
- the LOC103993367 gene encoding GTP 3',8-cyclase, mitochondrial isoform X3, with translation MRGCVRELLQGCLRSRRAYFSVDGSRCRFGCLSDSYGSSGRIKGCCPSVGTPSCSRSMASATSCAVLSEALPKDKDNLASDMLIDSFGRFHNYLRISLTERCNLRCHYCMPAEGVELTPNSQLLSHDEIVRLANLFVTSGVDKIRLTGGEPTIRKDIEDICLSLSNLKGLKTLAMTTNGIVLTKKLPKLKECGVNAINISLDTLVPAKFEFMTRRKGHERVTESIDAAIELGYNPVKINCVVMRGLNDDEICDFVEMTREKPINVRFIEFMPFDGNVWNVKKLVPYAEMLDRVRQRFKNVQRLKDHPADTAKNFIVEGHRGTVSFITSMTEHFCAGCNRLRLLADGNFKVCLFGPAEVSLRDPIRAGMDDLGLKEIIGAAATTVGEAVAVTGVA
- the LOC103993367 gene encoding GTP 3',8-cyclase, mitochondrial isoform X4 gives rise to the protein MRGCVRELLQGCLRSRRAYFSVDGSRCRFGCLSDSYGSSGRIKGCCPSVGTPSCSRSMASATSCAVLSEALPKDKDNLASDMLIDSFGRFHNYLRISLTERCNLRCHYCMPAEGVELTPNSQLLSHDEIVRLANLFVTSGVDKIRLTGGEPTIRKDIEDICLSLSNLKGLKTLAMTTNGIVLTKKLPKLKECGVNAINISLDTLVPAKFEFMTRRKGHERVTESIDAAIELGYNPVKINCVVMRGLNDDEICDFVEMTREKPINVRFIEFMPFDGNVWNVKKLVPYAEMLDRVRQRFKNVQRLKDHPADTAKNFIVEGHRGTVSFITSMTEHFCAGCNRLRLLADGNFKVCLFGPAEVSLRDPIRAGMDDLGLKEIIGAADLS
- the LOC103993367 gene encoding GTP 3',8-cyclase, mitochondrial isoform X1, translating into MRGCVRELLQGCLRSRRAYFSVDGSRCRFGCLSDSYGSSGRIKGCCPSVGTPSCSRSMASATSCAVLSEALPKDKDNLASDMLIDSFGRFHNYLRISLTERCNLRCHYCMPAEGVELTPNSQLLSHDEIVRLANLFVTSGVDKIRLTGGEPTIRKDIEDICLSLSNLKGLKTLAMTTNGIVLTKKLPKLKECGVNAINISLDTLVPAKFEFMTRRKGHERVTESIDAAIELGYNPVKINCVVMRGLNDDEICDFVEMTREKPINVRFIEFMPFDGNVWNVKKLVPYAEMLDRVRQRFKNVQRLKDHPADTAKNFIVEGHRGTVSFITSMTEHFCAGCNRLRLLADGNFKVCLFGPAEVSLRDPIRAGMDDLGLKEIIGAAVCIDSGRSLCSPLSWLELVDISCRRIAFTMRCMQYHLQGILHIESAVGGCILHNVRMFCCRIYHEDVETNV